In a single window of the Tellurirhabdus bombi genome:
- a CDS encoding chemotaxis protein CheB: MEKNRIKAVVIGGSSGSLDVLLKLFPALNPAIPLTIIVVLHRKNAPDSPLANLLSYKTSIPVKEVEDKDAVLPGMIYLAPADYHLLIERDFLFSLDSSEKVNYSRPSLDVTFESAADVYGPTLVGILLSGANSDGTAGLDAIKRAGGIIIAQSPETAKVAFMPEQAIQHTDIDFVFDSDEMAAFINGLR; the protein is encoded by the coding sequence ATGGAGAAAAATCGGATAAAAGCAGTCGTTATCGGCGGGTCTTCGGGGAGCCTCGATGTGCTGTTGAAGCTATTCCCCGCGCTGAATCCAGCCATCCCGTTGACAATTATTGTTGTCTTACACCGAAAGAACGCCCCTGATTCTCCCTTGGCCAACCTGCTTTCGTACAAGACGTCCATTCCGGTCAAGGAAGTGGAAGACAAAGACGCCGTTTTGCCGGGTATGATTTATCTGGCTCCCGCCGATTATCATCTGCTCATTGAGCGCGATTTCCTTTTTTCGCTCGACAGTTCCGAAAAAGTAAACTACAGCCGTCCGTCGCTGGATGTTACGTTTGAGTCTGCTGCTGATGTATACGGCCCCACCCTCGTCGGAATTTTGCTATCTGGGGCCAATTCAGACGGAACGGCGGGTTTGGATGCCATCAAACGGGCGGGCGGAATCATCATTGCCCAAAGCCCCGAAACGGCTAAAGTAGCCTTCATGCCCGAACAGGCCATCCAGCACACCGACATCGATTTTGTTTTTGATTCGGACGAAATGGCGGCGTTCATCAACGGGCTTCGGTAG
- a CDS encoding UDP-glucuronic acid decarboxylase family protein has product MKRVLITGGAGFLGSHLCDRFIKEGFHVIAMDNLITGDIRNLEHLFKLPNFEFYHHDVSKFIHVPGELDYILHFASPASPIDYLKIPIQTLKVGSLGIHNCLGLARVKKARVIIASTSEVYGDPAVHPQNEDYWGNVNPVGPRGVYDEAKRFQEAMTMAYHTYHKLETRIVRIFNTYGPRMRLNDGRVLPAFIGQALRGEDLTVFGDGSQTRSFCYVDDLVEGIYRLLLSDYAYPVNIGNPGEITIGQFAEEIIKLTGTSQKVIYKPLPTDDPKQRQPDITRAKEILGWEPKVSREEGLRITYEYFKSLPEEELYKAAYHRDFVKNQV; this is encoded by the coding sequence ATGAAACGCGTACTAATTACAGGCGGGGCTGGTTTTCTGGGTTCGCACCTTTGCGACCGGTTTATTAAGGAAGGCTTTCACGTCATTGCGATGGATAACCTGATTACGGGAGACATCCGCAACCTGGAGCACTTGTTCAAGCTTCCTAACTTCGAGTTTTACCACCACGATGTATCAAAGTTCATCCATGTTCCGGGCGAATTGGATTACATCCTGCATTTTGCTTCGCCAGCCAGCCCCATTGACTATCTGAAAATCCCGATCCAAACGCTGAAAGTAGGTTCGTTGGGTATTCATAACTGCCTGGGTCTGGCCCGGGTGAAAAAAGCGCGGGTCATCATTGCGTCTACTTCCGAAGTATACGGCGATCCGGCGGTACACCCGCAAAACGAAGATTACTGGGGGAATGTAAATCCGGTTGGGCCGCGTGGCGTATACGACGAAGCCAAGCGGTTCCAGGAAGCCATGACAATGGCGTACCATACCTATCACAAGCTGGAAACGCGGATTGTACGGATTTTCAATACCTATGGTCCACGGATGCGCCTGAACGACGGACGCGTTTTGCCCGCCTTCATCGGACAAGCGCTGCGGGGCGAAGACCTGACGGTATTCGGCGATGGCAGCCAGACTCGCTCTTTCTGCTACGTGGATGATCTGGTAGAGGGTATTTATCGCCTGTTGTTAAGCGATTACGCTTATCCGGTCAACATCGGCAATCCGGGTGAAATCACCATCGGCCAGTTTGCGGAAGAAATCATCAAGCTCACGGGCACGTCGCAGAAAGTAATTTACAAACCGCTGCCAACGGACGATCCGAAGCAGCGGCAACCGGACATTACGCGGGCAAAGGAAATTTTAGGCTGGGAGCCAAAAGTGTCGCGCGAAGAAGGCCTACGTATAACGTATGAATACTTCAAAAGTCTACCGGAAGAAGAACTCTACAAAGCCGCTTATCACCGGGATTTTGTAAAGAATCAAGTTTAG
- a CDS encoding SusC/RagA family TonB-linked outer membrane protein encodes MPLQTISQSIQETLSDSVRVGYGSVSREKLSAPVETVSGESLTRFSTGNVLQALQGRVAGVLVTANSGDPGGAVTVTMRGPGRFGDTNPLVVVDGMIIGQTDNLNWLSPNDIETVSVLKDASAASYGMRGGNGVILITTKHGGKGKAGGLRVSAETYVGVQSLTTKPQLLNTRQYLDFVNQSRANGGYLPAARLTNAQSVDTLLRTNTDWVGALFRSAAVRNSAVSVSGSGDKARYYFSANQYKQKGILLGTDFERLAARINTEFDLRPDLRVGQHLTINQTNQHINQGTTSRTAIEQALKSAPYLPIRNNAFIGGYNGPNYMDANNDARNPVGQSNLIRTGQKTFGITGDLYAEWDLFENLTYRATLGYDRRNFEGLRTAPAYIMGEFDSNPTAASARVKQNYQSLLLEHQLTYVGSVDDHSLTVLLAGSRQTSKVDDIEIAKEGLPENDIWSLSAAQTTPNGIAGGQYTTYRIVSLLGQVFYEYKEKYVLTGTVRRDGSSRFASGNRFGIFPAISAGWLVSEGRFFDKIPLTRLKVRAGWGQTGNDNVGDYRYASRISQNFNYPFGSQNTFLGIGAIPATLPNPLIRWETTSTSNLGIDFNTPNDAISLSIDYYLKQTKNILVETPLPSSVGAAAPLINGGKVRNQGLDVTLTAKETVGSVSLDVSGFASWQRNRVISLGARTEPILNGSFDDKFVNRTMPGYAMGSFYGLKQLGIYQNIGQVNAAPGLPGSSPGDIQFVDLNGDNEVTLADDQAFIGKPIPSFHYGLSLAASVSGFDVVMLLQGVAGNQIYNTTAYWLNGYQGRYNAGTQVLNRWTVDNPSTTQPRANASDNVNFQVSNRFVESGAYFRLRTLQIGYTLPKDLLSGLGVSSLRIYVGGQNLFTKTKYSGFDPEFSNNQSLVSGIDVGVQPQPRTLLGGIQLNF; translated from the coding sequence ATGCCGTTACAGACAATTTCTCAATCGATTCAGGAAACACTAAGTGATTCGGTTCGTGTGGGCTACGGATCTGTTTCCCGGGAAAAGCTCAGTGCGCCGGTCGAAACGGTTTCGGGCGAAAGCCTGACCCGATTCAGCACGGGTAACGTGTTACAGGCTTTGCAGGGGCGCGTAGCGGGCGTATTGGTAACAGCCAATTCCGGCGATCCGGGCGGAGCCGTGACGGTAACCATGCGAGGACCCGGTCGTTTTGGTGACACCAACCCGCTGGTTGTGGTTGATGGTATGATTATTGGACAGACCGACAACCTCAACTGGTTAAGCCCAAATGACATTGAAACAGTATCCGTTCTGAAAGATGCTTCGGCTGCCAGCTACGGCATGCGCGGCGGCAACGGCGTTATTCTGATTACGACAAAACACGGCGGAAAAGGCAAGGCGGGCGGACTTCGGGTGAGTGCTGAAACGTACGTGGGTGTGCAAAGCCTGACAACGAAACCACAACTCCTGAACACACGGCAGTACCTCGATTTTGTGAACCAGAGCCGGGCCAATGGCGGCTACCTGCCCGCTGCCCGATTGACAAATGCCCAATCCGTTGATACCCTGCTGCGAACCAATACCGACTGGGTGGGGGCGCTGTTTCGCTCGGCGGCGGTGCGCAACTCGGCAGTGTCGGTTTCGGGAAGTGGGGATAAAGCGCGGTATTACTTTTCGGCAAATCAGTACAAACAAAAAGGAATTTTGCTGGGCACTGATTTTGAGCGTCTGGCCGCGCGGATAAACACGGAGTTCGATCTGCGACCTGATCTGCGGGTTGGCCAGCATTTGACCATCAACCAAACCAACCAGCACATTAATCAGGGGACCACCAGCCGCACGGCCATCGAGCAAGCCCTGAAAAGTGCTCCTTATCTACCGATCAGAAATAACGCGTTTATCGGTGGTTACAACGGCCCCAATTACATGGACGCCAACAACGATGCTCGCAATCCAGTCGGCCAGTCCAACCTGATCCGTACGGGACAGAAAACTTTTGGAATAACCGGGGATCTATACGCAGAATGGGATCTATTTGAAAACCTGACCTATCGTGCCACGCTGGGCTATGATCGCCGCAATTTTGAGGGGCTTAGAACTGCTCCGGCTTACATTATGGGCGAATTCGATAGCAATCCAACGGCAGCATCGGCGCGGGTCAAGCAAAACTATCAGAGCCTTTTGCTGGAGCACCAGTTAACGTACGTCGGCAGTGTAGACGATCATTCCCTGACGGTGTTACTGGCCGGAAGCCGCCAAACGAGCAAGGTGGATGACATCGAAATCGCGAAGGAAGGACTGCCGGAAAATGACATCTGGTCGCTATCAGCGGCGCAAACAACGCCCAATGGAATAGCAGGAGGGCAGTACACAACCTACCGGATCGTCAGTCTGCTGGGTCAGGTTTTTTACGAGTATAAAGAAAAATACGTTTTGACAGGAACGGTGCGGCGGGACGGTTCTTCGCGATTTGCTTCGGGCAACCGCTTTGGCATTTTTCCCGCTATCTCGGCAGGCTGGTTGGTTAGCGAAGGACGTTTTTTCGACAAAATTCCGCTGACGCGCTTAAAGGTTCGGGCGGGTTGGGGACAAACAGGCAACGACAACGTGGGCGATTACCGCTATGCTTCCCGGATTTCGCAGAATTTCAACTATCCGTTTGGTAGTCAGAATACATTTTTGGGAATTGGCGCCATTCCCGCCACTTTGCCTAACCCGCTGATCCGTTGGGAAACCACCAGCACGAGCAATCTGGGTATCGATTTTAACACACCGAACGATGCTATTTCGCTGTCGATTGATTATTACCTGAAACAAACAAAAAACATTCTGGTGGAAACGCCGCTGCCCAGTTCGGTCGGTGCGGCAGCGCCCCTGATCAATGGCGGTAAAGTGCGCAACCAAGGACTCGATGTGACTTTAACCGCAAAAGAAACAGTTGGTTCGGTTTCGCTAGACGTGTCGGGGTTCGCATCCTGGCAGCGGAACAGGGTCATTTCTTTAGGGGCCCGAACAGAGCCCATTTTAAACGGTAGTTTTGATGATAAGTTTGTCAACCGCACCATGCCGGGTTATGCGATGGGTAGTTTTTACGGCTTGAAACAGCTTGGTATTTACCAGAACATAGGCCAGGTCAATGCGGCTCCGGGCCTGCCGGGATCGTCGCCGGGGGATATTCAGTTTGTGGATTTGAACGGCGATAACGAGGTGACGCTGGCCGACGATCAGGCTTTTATTGGCAAACCAATTCCGTCCTTTCATTATGGCCTTTCGCTGGCGGCTTCGGTCAGCGGGTTTGACGTGGTGATGCTCTTGCAGGGCGTTGCCGGAAACCAGATTTACAACACAACCGCTTACTGGCTGAACGGCTACCAGGGACGCTACAACGCCGGGACACAGGTACTAAACCGCTGGACGGTGGACAACCCTTCGACCACGCAGCCCCGCGCCAACGCTTCGGATAACGTTAATTTTCAGGTTTCTAACCGCTTTGTGGAAAGTGGCGCCTACTTCCGCCTGCGAACGCTTCAGATTGGCTACACCCTGCCGAAAGACCTGCTGTCCGGTTTGGGCGTGAGCAGTCTGCGGATTTATGTGGGTGGTCAAAACCTGTTTACCAAAACAAAATACAGCGGCTTCGACCCTGAGTTCAGCAACAACCAATCGCTGGTGAGCGGCATCGATGTGGGCGTTCAGCCGCAACCGCGGACTCTGCTGGGCGGTATCCAACTCAACTTTTGA
- the pyrH gene encoding UMP kinase: protein MAQLKYKRILLKLSGEALSGANGYGIDPSILEQYSQEIKQVVDLGVQVAIVIGGGNIFRGVTGERSGIDRVQGDYMGMLATVINAMAIQSSLEQHGMYTRVMSAIKMEQVCEPYVRRRAVRHLEKGRVVIFGAGTGNPYFTTDTTASLRAIEVEADVVLKGTRVDGVYTADPFKDKTATRYTNITFQDVYEKKLNVMDLTAFTLCKENNLPIIVFDMNRSGNLLRLIEGENVGTLITVDLPTTV from the coding sequence ATGGCTCAACTCAAGTATAAGCGTATTTTACTAAAATTAAGTGGTGAGGCGCTAAGCGGCGCAAATGGCTACGGCATTGACCCATCTATTCTCGAACAGTATAGCCAGGAAATTAAGCAAGTTGTTGATTTGGGCGTACAGGTAGCCATCGTTATCGGTGGTGGTAACATCTTCCGGGGTGTGACAGGTGAGCGTTCCGGCATCGACCGCGTTCAGGGTGATTACATGGGCATGCTGGCTACGGTGATCAACGCCATGGCCATTCAGAGTTCGCTGGAGCAGCACGGCATGTACACCCGCGTTATGTCGGCCATCAAGATGGAGCAGGTCTGCGAACCCTACGTTCGTCGCCGGGCGGTGCGTCACCTCGAAAAAGGCCGGGTCGTGATCTTCGGCGCAGGAACCGGAAACCCTTATTTTACCACCGACACCACTGCCAGCCTCCGAGCCATCGAAGTCGAAGCAGATGTTGTGCTGAAAGGAACCCGTGTGGATGGGGTTTATACAGCTGACCCGTTCAAAGATAAAACCGCAACCCGCTACACGAACATTACTTTTCAGGACGTTTACGAGAAAAAGCTAAACGTCATGGATTTGACCGCTTTTACGCTTTGTAAGGAAAACAACCTGCCCATTATCGTTTTCGATATGAATCGTTCAGGAAACCTGCTCCGCTTGATCGAAGGCGAAAATGTGGGCACGCTGATTACGGTTGATTTACCGACTACTGTATAA
- a CDS encoding RagB/SusD family nutrient uptake outer membrane protein, with product MKKLVILVGLLVMSFGCSDKALDVSNKNDLTTENFYKTESDALKATNAAYSALASPNLYGRMMHAAQDMMSDETELTLAASPEWMALREFETDASNEVITAIWTGAYQGIYRANLALERIPGIPMDENLKKRLLGEARFLRGLYYFILATNYGDVPLIQKVVNVENNSERQPKRTPIAEVYEAILTDFAEAEKVLPTSYTGNDIGRVTQGAAKGFRAKALLYRGNLTESKADYARAAALFKEIIDSKVYDLMPDYHDNFTEAAENNRESLFEVQFSTTVDPGAFCDECGTGSLRALEFGVRGRAYNRIIPSLNLVAKFEPTDKRLLATVFGPQGSLFDGQDYYLTLQYANWGRIRPADYAARKFQKDSGNEFAWTTGSGINFRLMRFADVLLMYAEAQLEAQGVNDAVVAAVNRIRRRAGVAEVATVTQESLRLERLLELGLEGHRWRDLIRWKIAEETLLDQGRPFNRKKDYLFAIPANELKLNPNLTQNPGWNF from the coding sequence ATGAAAAAATTAGTGATTCTGGTCGGCTTGTTGGTCATGTCGTTTGGGTGCAGTGATAAGGCACTGGATGTATCCAATAAGAATGATCTGACAACGGAGAATTTCTATAAAACCGAATCGGATGCCCTAAAAGCAACCAATGCCGCTTATTCGGCGCTTGCCTCCCCGAATTTATACGGGCGGATGATGCACGCGGCGCAGGATATGATGTCGGATGAAACCGAGCTGACGCTGGCTGCCAGTCCCGAATGGATGGCCCTGCGTGAGTTTGAAACGGATGCCAGCAACGAAGTTATTACGGCCATCTGGACGGGTGCTTATCAGGGTATTTATCGGGCTAATCTGGCGCTTGAGCGGATTCCCGGGATTCCAATGGATGAAAATTTGAAGAAGCGCCTTTTGGGTGAAGCCCGTTTTCTGCGGGGGTTGTATTACTTCATTCTTGCAACCAATTATGGTGATGTACCGCTGATTCAGAAAGTGGTGAATGTGGAGAACAACAGCGAGCGGCAACCCAAGCGCACGCCTATTGCCGAGGTTTACGAAGCCATTCTGACGGATTTTGCCGAGGCGGAGAAGGTCCTACCTACTTCGTATACGGGGAATGATATAGGACGCGTGACCCAGGGGGCGGCCAAAGGATTTCGGGCGAAAGCCTTGCTATACCGGGGCAACCTAACCGAAAGCAAGGCCGACTACGCCAGGGCGGCGGCACTCTTCAAAGAGATCATCGATTCAAAGGTATATGACTTAATGCCGGACTATCACGATAACTTCACCGAGGCCGCGGAGAACAACCGGGAATCGCTCTTTGAGGTGCAATTTTCGACCACGGTTGATCCGGGAGCCTTTTGCGATGAGTGCGGGACCGGCAGTTTGCGGGCGCTTGAGTTCGGGGTTCGCGGGCGGGCTTACAACCGAATTATTCCGTCGTTGAACCTGGTGGCGAAGTTCGAACCTACCGATAAACGTCTCCTGGCCACTGTTTTTGGACCGCAGGGAAGCTTGTTCGACGGGCAGGATTATTACCTGACCTTGCAGTATGCTAACTGGGGGCGAATCCGCCCGGCAGACTACGCCGCCCGGAAGTTTCAGAAAGATTCCGGCAATGAATTTGCCTGGACGACTGGCTCGGGCATCAACTTTCGGCTGATGCGTTTTGCGGATGTTTTACTGATGTATGCCGAAGCGCAACTAGAAGCTCAGGGCGTTAATGACGCCGTGGTGGCGGCTGTCAATCGCATCCGTCGGCGGGCGGGCGTTGCGGAAGTGGCTACGGTTACCCAAGAGAGTCTGCGGCTAGAACGGTTGCTCGAACTGGGGCTGGAAGGACACCGCTGGCGGGACCTAATCCGCTGGAAAATCGCCGAAGAAACCTTATTGGACCAGGGGCGGCCTTTTAATCGGAAAAAAGATTACCTGTTTGCTATTCCGGCGAACGAACTAAAACTCAATCCGAACCTGACGCAGAATCCGGGCTGGAATTTTTAA
- a CDS encoding outer membrane beta-barrel family protein: MKQTFTALHRAKKTGYPLVVFLLFWLVVAPLYAQEAGKIKVKGKVLDAQTNSALSYTNIRLFKQADSSFVTGGITNDAGEFAVDAPVGSYYALLEFVGYKPLKTGPIQLVAGRSPQDVGTFKLASSSRTLDEVVVQAEKSTMEFSLDKKIFNVGQDLANAGGTAVDILSNVPSVAVDVEGNVSLRGSGSVRILIDGKPSGLVSIKGASGLQQLQGSSIERIEIITNPSARYEAEGMGGVINIILKKERKEGFNGSFDVITGYPTNFGAAANVNYRRKNLNFFVNYTAAFRNTPGRSSQYQEVYRNDTTFLTRQSSTSKLKGQNNNARAGLDYFFDSKNILTASYTWRISKGKRYSDIQYLDYQFNTAAENLQSITKRTQDETETEPNSEYALSYKRTFAREGHELTADVRYLDNWESSDQYFTQNTFLPSGKESSLPSILQRSLNDETEKQILVQVDYVQPFRKDGKLEAGLRSSSRDMTNDYSVTERSQTGIWVPLPGLTNDFLYEETIHALYGILGNKIRKFSYQLGVRAEWTGVTTTLKQTADVNNRKYANLFPSVHVTYDLPRQNAVQLSYSRRVRRPQYNDLSPFATFSDSRNFWSGNPDLNPEFTDAFEVGHIKYVEKGSISSSVYYRYTTGKIVRIRRVDELGNATTRPENLATENSYGAEFTSSYAPYKWWKIDGSLNFFRAVTNGGNLDATYQSDTYSWFARATSRFTFWKNTDFQLRGNYEAPQQTPQGKRKAIATLDLAISKDILQNNGTLTLNVLDVFNSRRFRSITEGPNFYTETNSQGRLRQINLTFNYRLRQAKKKAKEMGEGEM, from the coding sequence ATGAAACAAACTTTTACCGCTTTACATCGGGCAAAAAAAACGGGCTATCCGTTGGTCGTATTTCTTCTCTTCTGGCTAGTTGTGGCACCGCTGTACGCCCAGGAAGCCGGTAAAATCAAAGTGAAAGGAAAGGTGCTTGATGCCCAGACAAATTCGGCGCTCAGTTATACCAATATTCGTTTGTTTAAGCAGGCCGATAGCTCGTTTGTAACGGGTGGAATAACGAATGATGCGGGCGAATTTGCGGTGGACGCGCCGGTCGGAAGCTACTACGCTTTGCTGGAATTTGTCGGGTATAAGCCTTTGAAAACGGGTCCTATCCAACTCGTGGCGGGCCGCTCCCCGCAGGACGTGGGAACGTTCAAGCTGGCATCCTCCTCCCGAACGCTGGACGAGGTGGTGGTGCAGGCCGAGAAAAGTACGATGGAATTTTCCCTCGATAAAAAAATATTTAACGTCGGGCAGGATCTGGCCAATGCTGGTGGAACAGCCGTTGATATTTTGAGCAATGTTCCTTCGGTAGCGGTCGATGTAGAAGGCAATGTCAGTTTGCGGGGAAGCGGCAGCGTCCGGATTCTGATTGACGGCAAGCCTTCGGGCTTGGTGAGCATCAAGGGCGCCAGTGGTTTGCAGCAGTTGCAGGGCAGCAGCATTGAACGCATTGAAATTATCACGAATCCATCAGCTCGCTACGAAGCGGAAGGCATGGGAGGCGTCATTAACATCATTCTCAAGAAAGAGCGCAAAGAAGGTTTTAATGGCTCTTTTGATGTCATTACCGGCTATCCGACCAATTTCGGCGCGGCGGCCAACGTTAACTACCGGCGTAAAAACCTGAATTTCTTCGTTAACTATACGGCTGCTTTTCGGAATACGCCCGGACGGAGTTCGCAGTACCAGGAAGTGTACCGCAACGACACCACTTTTTTGACCCGGCAAAGCTCAACCAGCAAGCTGAAAGGACAGAATAACAACGCCCGGGCGGGTCTGGATTACTTCTTTGATTCAAAAAATATCCTGACGGCTTCGTACACCTGGCGCATCAGCAAAGGCAAGCGCTACTCGGATATTCAATACCTGGATTATCAGTTCAACACGGCGGCGGAAAACCTGCAAAGCATCACCAAACGAACCCAGGACGAAACGGAAACCGAACCCAACTCGGAATATGCGCTGAGCTACAAACGCACGTTTGCCCGCGAAGGACACGAATTAACCGCCGACGTGCGCTACCTGGATAACTGGGAAAGTTCGGATCAGTATTTTACTCAGAACACCTTTCTGCCCAGCGGAAAAGAATCGAGCCTGCCGAGCATTTTGCAGCGGTCGCTGAACGACGAAACCGAAAAGCAGATTCTGGTGCAGGTCGATTACGTACAACCATTTAGGAAAGACGGAAAACTGGAAGCTGGTCTGCGCAGCAGTTCACGGGATATGACCAACGATTATTCGGTAACGGAGCGAAGCCAAACGGGAATATGGGTGCCACTGCCGGGCTTGACCAATGACTTTCTTTACGAAGAAACGATCCACGCGCTGTACGGCATTCTGGGAAATAAAATTCGGAAGTTTTCGTACCAGCTGGGCGTGCGGGCAGAGTGGACCGGCGTAACGACGACACTGAAACAGACCGCCGATGTCAACAACCGAAAGTACGCCAATCTCTTTCCGAGTGTGCACGTTACCTACGATTTGCCGCGTCAGAATGCCGTTCAGCTGAGTTACAGCCGCCGCGTGCGCCGTCCGCAGTACAATGATTTAAGCCCGTTTGCGACCTTTAGCGATAGCCGGAATTTCTGGAGTGGCAATCCCGATCTGAACCCGGAGTTTACGGATGCGTTCGAAGTTGGCCATATTAAATACGTGGAAAAAGGGTCGATCAGCTCGTCGGTTTATTACCGGTATACAACGGGCAAAATTGTTCGAATTCGCCGGGTAGATGAACTGGGTAACGCCACCACGCGCCCCGAAAACCTGGCCACCGAAAACTCGTATGGGGCCGAATTTACCAGCTCATACGCCCCCTACAAATGGTGGAAGATTGACGGCAGTCTTAACTTTTTCCGGGCTGTCACCAACGGGGGCAACCTGGATGCGACCTACCAGAGCGATACGTATAGCTGGTTCGCGCGGGCGACCTCGCGGTTTACTTTCTGGAAAAATACGGACTTCCAGTTACGCGGCAATTATGAAGCGCCGCAACAGACCCCGCAGGGAAAACGAAAAGCCATTGCCACGCTGGACTTAGCCATTAGCAAAGACATTCTGCAAAATAACGGCACACTAACCCTGAACGTTCTCGACGTGTTCAACTCCCGGCGTTTCCGCTCCATCACCGAAGGACCTAATTTCTACACGGAAACAAATTCGCAGGGACGGTTGCGGCAAATCAACCTGACGTTCAACTACCGCCTGCGGCAAGCCAAGAAAAAAGCAAAAGAGATGGGCGAAGGAGAAATGTAA
- the frr gene encoding ribosome recycling factor translates to MEEIELYLEDARDTMDRAIKHLVIELGKIRAGKASPNMLDGIQVEYYGVLSPLNNVASVTTPDARTIAIKPFEKKIIGEIEKAIRNSNLGLSPTNDGDIIRLNIPPLTEERRRDLVKKAKQEIEVAKVNVRNIRKDTNEGIRKLTKEGVSEDDVKKGEERVQKLTDSFVAKIDEILASKEQDIMVV, encoded by the coding sequence ATGGAAGAGATTGAATTATATCTGGAAGATGCCCGCGACACGATGGACAGGGCAATCAAGCACCTCGTGATTGAATTAGGCAAGATCCGGGCGGGAAAAGCATCACCCAATATGCTCGATGGTATTCAGGTTGAATATTACGGCGTTTTGTCACCGCTGAACAACGTTGCTTCGGTAACGACGCCCGATGCCCGCACCATCGCCATCAAGCCTTTTGAGAAAAAAATAATCGGCGAAATCGAGAAGGCGATCCGCAACAGCAACCTGGGTCTGTCGCCAACAAACGATGGAGATATTATTCGCCTCAACATTCCGCCTTTGACCGAAGAGCGCCGCCGCGATCTGGTGAAAAAAGCAAAGCAGGAAATTGAAGTGGCCAAAGTGAATGTCCGCAACATCCGGAAAGATACCAACGAAGGAATCCGGAAACTGACGAAAGAAGGCGTTTCGGAAGACGACGTGAAAAAAGGAGAAGAACGCGTTCAGAAACTGACCGACAGCTTCGTGGCTAAAATCGACGAGATCCTGGCCAGCAAAGAGCAGGATATTATGGTTGTTTAA